One segment of Deinococcus sp. Leaf326 DNA contains the following:
- the fsa gene encoding fructose-6-phosphate aldolase, with protein MEFFIDTAIIDEIKEINAWGVLSGVTTNPSLIVASGRDFREVIGEIAAMVGGAISAEVTSLEAGEMIEQGKDIAGWNEHIVVKLPLTPAGLQACRALTNEGIKTNVTLCFSVPQALLAARAGATYVSPFAGRVDDIGWDGIELIRDIKEAYVQGGISTKVLAASIRHPTHVMQAALAGADVATIPYKVFTQMIKHPLTQAGLDGFMKDWAKRAGASAETPASEAGTNPQAGGVTPQGGSTK; from the coding sequence ATGGAATTTTTCATCGACACCGCTATCATCGACGAGATCAAGGAAATCAACGCCTGGGGTGTCCTGTCGGGCGTCACCACCAACCCCAGCCTCATCGTTGCCTCGGGCCGCGACTTCCGTGAGGTCATCGGCGAGATCGCCGCGATGGTGGGCGGGGCCATCAGTGCCGAGGTCACCAGCCTCGAAGCCGGCGAGATGATCGAGCAGGGCAAGGACATCGCTGGCTGGAACGAGCACATCGTGGTCAAACTGCCGCTGACCCCCGCCGGGTTGCAGGCCTGCCGCGCGCTGACGAACGAGGGCATCAAGACCAACGTGACCCTGTGCTTCAGCGTGCCGCAGGCGCTGCTCGCCGCGCGCGCCGGCGCCACCTACGTCAGCCCCTTCGCGGGCCGCGTAGACGACATCGGCTGGGACGGCATCGAGCTGATCCGCGACATCAAGGAAGCCTACGTCCAGGGCGGCATCTCCACCAAGGTGCTCGCCGCCAGCATCCGGCACCCCACGCACGTCATGCAGGCCGCGCTCGCGGGCGCCGACGTGGCGACCATTCCCTACAAGGTCTTTACCCAGATGATCAAGCACCCCCTGACCCAGGCGGGCCTTGACGGCTTCATGAAGGACTGGGCCAAGCGTGCGGGCGCCAGCGCCGAAACCCCGGCCAGCGAGGCCGGCACCAACCCGCAGGCCGGCGGCGTGACGCCCCAGGGGGGAAGCACGAAGTGA
- the gap gene encoding type I glyceraldehyde-3-phosphate dehydrogenase — protein sequence MKVGINGFGRIGRLVFRNLVERGVEVVAINDLTDNKTLATLLKYDSTAGRFAGTVEYDDTSLTVNGQKVAALAERDPAAIPWGELGADIVIESTGIFTARDQASKHLTGGAKKVIITAPAKNEDISIVLGVNEQDYDPAAHHIISNASCTTNSLGAPMKLLDEAFGIEKAIMTTVHSYTNDQRVLDLPHSDLRRARAAAVNIIPTSTGAAKAVSQVYPALKGKFDGTSLRVPTPVGSISDVVVILGREVTVEEVNDVFRKAAEGSHKGIISYTEDPIVLQDIVGDPHSAIIDGGLTMAMGSLVKFFSWYDNEWGYSNRIADLVQLVQQKG from the coding sequence ATGAAAGTAGGCATCAACGGGTTCGGCCGCATCGGCCGTCTGGTCTTCCGCAACCTGGTCGAGCGTGGCGTGGAGGTCGTGGCCATCAACGACCTCACCGACAACAAGACCCTGGCGACCCTGCTCAAGTACGACTCGACCGCCGGGCGCTTTGCCGGCACCGTCGAGTACGACGACACCAGCCTGACCGTCAACGGCCAGAAGGTGGCCGCCCTGGCCGAGCGCGACCCCGCCGCGATTCCCTGGGGGGAACTGGGCGCGGACATCGTGATCGAGTCGACCGGCATCTTCACGGCGCGCGACCAGGCCAGCAAGCACCTCACGGGCGGCGCCAAGAAGGTCATCATCACCGCGCCCGCCAAGAACGAGGACATCAGCATCGTGCTGGGCGTCAACGAACAGGACTACGACCCGGCCGCGCACCACATCATCAGCAATGCGAGCTGCACGACCAACTCGCTGGGCGCCCCCATGAAGCTGCTCGACGAGGCCTTCGGCATCGAGAAGGCCATCATGACCACGGTGCACAGCTACACCAACGACCAGCGCGTGCTGGACCTGCCGCACAGCGACCTCCGGCGCGCCCGCGCCGCCGCCGTGAACATCATCCCGACGAGCACGGGCGCGGCCAAGGCCGTCTCGCAGGTCTACCCGGCGCTGAAGGGCAAGTTCGACGGCACCTCGCTGCGCGTGCCCACGCCGGTCGGCTCGATCAGCGACGTGGTGGTCATCCTGGGGCGTGAAGTCACGGTCGAGGAAGTCAACGACGTGTTCCGCAAGGCCGCCGAGGGCAGCCACAAGGGCATCATCAGCTACACCGAAGACCCCATCGTGCTGCAGGACATCGTGGGCGATCCGCACAGCGCGATCATCGACGGCGGCCTGACGATGGCGATGGGCAGCCTCGTCAAGTTCTTCTCGTGGTACGACAACGAGTGGGGCTACTCCAACCGCATCGCCGACCTCGTGCAACTGGTTCAGCAGAAGGGCTGA
- the ileS gene encoding isoleucine--tRNA ligase, whose amino-acid sequence MTTDPRTTGPRLPFAPVPQNPSFPEMELATLKWWDERKIFERSLEQTAGHEQYTFYEGPPTANGRPGIHHVQARSFKDLFPRFKTMQGFHVPRKAGWDTHGLPVELGVEKKLGLNSKRDVEAYGIEKFNAECRTSVFEYEQEWRKFTERMGYWVNLDDPYMTLNRDYVESIWWSVKELDTRGLLYKGFRVAPYCPRDGTTLSNAEVSEGYKDIQDPSVYVTFTLRDPASLGLPDGAAFLVWTTTPWTLPYNVGVALHPDFEYVAALDREGRALILARSLLTEVLGEGAEVVKTFRGTELERVAYEPPYTEAYGAEGEGKPVWMSGLDTYVSDSDGTGIVHTAPAFGEDDMRLARNYGFPVIVGVDAEGRHRFGPWTGVFFRDANTEIVRDLRARGVMWKEKNFVHSYPHCWRCGTPLMYYATESWYLNNTSRKQDLIGLNQTIDWHPPHIKNGRYGGWLDNLIDWNISRSRYWGTPLPIWEAEDGEYKVVGSYAELAELSGRPELTGEDFDPHRPFVDDVTFDLGGKTFRRVPYVMDVWYDSGSMPFAQHHYPFENKDVFARSFPADFIAEAIDQTRGWFNSLHQIGTMVFDSVAYKSVICSGHILDEKGLKMSKSKGNIVDPWDVFSQYGADATRWYMYVSAPPELSRRFGPNLVGEAFRGYFLTLWNTYSFFVLYANLDQPDLRAAPPVAERPEVDRWLLAKVQALVSVVTERLENYDPTGSSRALQDFVTEDLSNWYVRRNRRRFWSGDGTVDLAAYATLHSALVTVAQLTAPFTPFLAETLWQNLVRGVDAGAPESVHLSKWPTVDEALAAPTLVGEMDAVLRVVSLGRAVRGQTGVRARQPLPKVMVRARTAEQTAALGRFGAQLREELNVKEVELIDQYAELVSYALRPNLPLLGKKFGKAVPQVRAALNAADTSEVARAVRDGKQFEVIAPTGERFELGPDEVLVDAKSPEGFAALEEAGYLVAFDTALSRDLVLEGLARDLVRGVQDGRKRAGFEVQDRITLHLDLQGDAREAAEVWQEYLISETLAEALVFGVADGFAAEVEGGVAYLEKVERDGQTGPA is encoded by the coding sequence ATGACCACTGATCCCCGAACCACCGGCCCCCGGCTGCCCTTTGCCCCCGTGCCCCAGAACCCCAGTTTTCCCGAGATGGAACTCGCGACCCTGAAATGGTGGGACGAGCGCAAGATCTTCGAACGCAGCCTGGAGCAGACCGCCGGGCACGAGCAGTACACCTTCTACGAGGGCCCGCCGACCGCCAACGGCCGCCCCGGCATCCACCACGTGCAGGCGCGCAGTTTCAAGGACCTGTTCCCGCGCTTCAAGACCATGCAGGGCTTTCACGTGCCGCGCAAGGCGGGTTGGGACACCCACGGCCTGCCGGTCGAGCTCGGCGTCGAGAAGAAGCTGGGCCTGAACTCCAAGCGCGATGTGGAAGCCTACGGCATCGAGAAGTTCAACGCCGAGTGCCGCACGTCGGTGTTTGAGTACGAGCAGGAGTGGCGCAAGTTCACCGAGCGCATGGGCTACTGGGTCAATCTCGACGACCCGTACATGACCCTCAACCGCGACTATGTCGAGAGCATCTGGTGGAGCGTCAAGGAGCTGGACACCCGCGGGTTGCTCTACAAGGGCTTCCGGGTGGCGCCGTACTGCCCGCGCGACGGCACCACGCTGAGCAACGCCGAGGTGTCCGAGGGCTACAAGGACATCCAGGACCCCAGCGTGTACGTGACCTTCACGCTGCGGGACCCGGCCAGCCTGGGGCTCCCGGACGGCGCGGCCTTCCTGGTCTGGACGACGACCCCCTGGACGCTGCCCTACAACGTAGGCGTGGCGCTGCACCCGGACTTCGAGTACGTGGCGGCGCTGGACCGGGAAGGCCGCGCGCTGATCCTGGCCCGCAGCCTGCTGACCGAGGTGCTGGGCGAGGGGGCGGAGGTCGTCAAGACGTTCCGGGGCACCGAGCTGGAGCGCGTGGCTTACGAGCCCCCATACACCGAGGCCTACGGCGCCGAGGGCGAGGGCAAGCCGGTGTGGATGAGCGGCCTGGACACCTACGTCTCGGACTCGGACGGCACGGGCATCGTGCACACGGCCCCGGCCTTCGGCGAGGACGACATGCGCCTCGCGCGCAACTACGGCTTCCCGGTTATCGTGGGGGTGGACGCTGAGGGCAGGCACCGCTTCGGGCCGTGGACGGGCGTGTTCTTCCGCGACGCCAACACGGAGATTGTGCGCGACCTGCGGGCGCGGGGCGTGATGTGGAAGGAGAAGAACTTCGTCCACTCCTACCCGCACTGCTGGCGCTGCGGCACGCCGCTGATGTACTACGCGACCGAGAGCTGGTATCTGAACAACACGAGCCGCAAGCAGGACCTCATCGGGCTCAACCAGACCATCGACTGGCACCCGCCGCACATCAAGAACGGACGCTACGGCGGCTGGCTGGACAACCTGATCGACTGGAACATCAGCCGCAGCCGCTACTGGGGCACGCCGCTGCCCATCTGGGAGGCCGAGGACGGCGAGTACAAGGTGGTCGGCAGCTACGCCGAACTCGCGGAGCTGAGCGGCCGGCCGGAGCTGACGGGGGAAGACTTCGACCCGCACCGGCCCTTCGTGGACGACGTGACCTTCGACCTCGGCGGCAAGACGTTCCGGCGCGTGCCCTACGTGATGGACGTGTGGTACGACTCGGGCTCGATGCCGTTCGCGCAGCACCACTACCCCTTCGAGAACAAGGACGTGTTCGCGCGCAGCTTCCCGGCCGACTTCATCGCGGAGGCCATCGACCAGACGCGTGGGTGGTTCAACAGCCTGCACCAGATCGGCACGATGGTCTTCGACAGCGTGGCGTACAAATCGGTCATCTGCTCGGGGCACATCCTCGACGAGAAGGGCCTGAAGATGTCCAAGAGCAAGGGAAACATCGTGGACCCCTGGGACGTCTTCTCGCAGTACGGCGCCGACGCGACGCGCTGGTACATGTACGTCTCGGCGCCGCCCGAACTGAGCCGCCGTTTCGGGCCGAATCTGGTGGGCGAGGCGTTCAGGGGTTACTTCCTGACGTTGTGGAACACCTACAGCTTCTTCGTGCTGTACGCCAACCTCGACCAGCCGGACCTGCGCGCCGCGCCGCCCGTCGCCGAGCGCCCCGAGGTGGACCGCTGGCTGCTGGCCAAGGTGCAGGCCCTCGTCTCTGTGGTGACCGAGCGGCTGGAGAACTACGACCCCACCGGCAGCAGCCGGGCCCTGCAGGATTTCGTGACCGAGGACCTGAGCAACTGGTACGTGCGGCGCAACCGCCGCCGGTTCTGGAGCGGCGACGGCACGGTGGACCTCGCGGCCTACGCCACGCTGCACTCAGCCCTGGTGACGGTGGCCCAGCTCACGGCCCCCTTCACGCCGTTCCTGGCCGAGACGCTGTGGCAGAACCTCGTGCGGGGCGTGGACGCCGGCGCGCCCGAGAGCGTGCACCTCTCGAAGTGGCCCACGGTGGACGAGGCGCTGGCCGCCCCGACGCTGGTGGGCGAGATGGACGCCGTGCTGCGCGTCGTGTCGCTGGGCCGGGCCGTGCGCGGGCAGACCGGTGTGCGGGCGCGCCAGCCGCTGCCCAAGGTGATGGTGCGGGCGCGGACCGCCGAGCAGACGGCCGCGCTGGGCCGCTTCGGAGCACAGCTGCGCGAGGAACTGAACGTCAAGGAGGTCGAGCTGATCGACCAGTACGCCGAACTGGTGAGCTACGCGCTGCGCCCCAACCTGCCGCTGCTGGGCAAGAAGTTCGGCAAGGCGGTGCCGCAGGTGCGCGCCGCGCTCAATGCCGCCGACACGTCCGAGGTCGCGCGGGCAGTGCGCGACGGCAAGCAGTTCGAGGTGATCGCGCCGACCGGCGAGCGCTTCGAGCTGGGGCCGGACGAGGTCCTCGTGGACGCCAAGAGCCCCGAAGGCTTTGCGGCGCTGGAAGAGGCCGGGTATCTCGTGGCCTTCGATACGGCCCTCTCGCGCGACCTCGTTCTGGAGGGTCTGGCGCGCGACCTCGTGCGCGGCGTGCAGGACGGGCGCAAGCGCGCGGGCTTCGAGGTCCAGGACCGCATCACGCTGCACCTCGACCTTCAGGGCGACGCGCGTGAGGCGGCCGAGGTCTGGCAGGAATACCTGATCTCGGAGACGCTGGCCGAGGCGCTCGTGTTCGGCGTGGCCGACGGCTTCGCGGCCGAGGTCGAGGGCGGCGTGGCCTACCTGGAGAAGGTCGAGCGCGACGGGCAGACGGGCCCGGCGTAA
- a CDS encoding diguanylate cyclase yields MSLRRLLLLSQVPFWLILLLSFALLNFTLNARVADTAQAARTRTQSLQLGSAFRQVLDMEASVRGFVIVGRDEYLAGYRNAQAALPGLLAELRAQAAQDAPDAQSLARIDRIGALATRWQQEIAQPEINLRRSQPDAARALVASGRGKQIVDAIRTEVDAYDSDQTARLRAAEAAADLQLRRLRWLLLGLALLVLSASAALTLALSQWLTRTLGRLSRAAGDIAGGAPGVRLPLRGARDLRQVAGAFNIMSGQLEKAREEAGVRAEALARRNADMTWLGELSDWMQAARSLEEGADVLGRALPVLLPGTQGVLKLHNASRNLLLPLVSWGGLETSYQPADGCWALRRGEPRRGEEQSFAPRCLSGGGPHCLTCIPLFSHGETLGTLQLYPQEGSALPPAAAQILPALTRQLSLALAGLQLQERLRQQTIRDPLTGLFNRRHLEEQLTQAVALAHSRPQPLSLIALDVDHFKRLNDTFGHDAGDAVLVRIGIALRDLTAQHGLATRPGGEEFTVVLPDTSLAQAEEVAETLRAQVAGWTLTHAGTPLGQITLSLGVAELAEHGTPATLTRVADEALYLAKRSGRNRVCRPPVSDLPDLSLGRN; encoded by the coding sequence ATGTCGCTGCGCCGCCTCCTCCTTCTTTCGCAGGTGCCGTTCTGGCTCATCCTGCTTCTGTCGTTTGCCCTGCTCAACTTCACCCTGAATGCCCGCGTCGCGGATACGGCGCAGGCGGCCCGTACCCGCACACAGTCTCTGCAACTCGGCTCGGCCTTTCGGCAGGTCCTCGACATGGAGGCCAGTGTGCGCGGGTTTGTGATCGTCGGGCGCGACGAATATCTGGCGGGCTACCGCAACGCGCAGGCCGCTCTGCCTGGCCTCCTGGCCGAGCTGCGCGCCCAGGCGGCGCAGGACGCGCCGGACGCACAGTCGCTGGCCCGTATTGACCGTATCGGCGCGCTGGCGACCCGCTGGCAGCAGGAGATCGCGCAGCCCGAGATCAACCTGCGCCGCAGCCAGCCCGACGCGGCCCGCGCCCTGGTCGCCAGCGGGCGCGGCAAACAGATCGTGGACGCTATCCGCACCGAGGTGGACGCCTACGACAGCGATCAGACGGCGCGGCTGCGTGCGGCGGAGGCAGCGGCCGACCTGCAACTGCGCCGCCTGCGCTGGCTGCTGCTGGGCCTGGCCCTGCTGGTGCTCTCGGCCAGCGCTGCCCTGACGCTGGCGCTCTCGCAGTGGCTGACCCGCACGCTGGGCCGGCTCTCGCGGGCGGCCGGCGACATTGCCGGCGGCGCGCCCGGTGTGCGTCTGCCCCTGCGCGGGGCACGGGACCTGCGGCAGGTCGCCGGGGCGTTCAACATCATGAGCGGTCAGCTCGAAAAAGCGCGTGAGGAGGCCGGGGTGCGTGCCGAGGCGCTGGCCCGCCGCAACGCCGACATGACCTGGCTGGGCGAACTGAGCGACTGGATGCAGGCTGCCCGCAGTCTGGAGGAAGGTGCCGACGTGCTGGGACGCGCCCTGCCCGTTCTGCTGCCCGGCACCCAGGGCGTCCTGAAGCTGCACAACGCCTCACGCAACCTGCTCCTGCCGCTGGTGAGCTGGGGCGGCCTGGAGACCAGCTATCAGCCGGCCGACGGCTGCTGGGCACTGCGCCGCGGCGAGCCGAGACGCGGCGAGGAGCAGAGTTTCGCGCCACGCTGCCTCAGCGGCGGCGGTCCGCACTGCTTGACCTGCATTCCGCTGTTCTCGCACGGTGAGACGCTGGGCACGCTGCAACTCTACCCGCAGGAGGGGAGCGCGCTGCCGCCGGCCGCCGCGCAGATCCTGCCGGCACTGACCCGGCAATTGTCGCTGGCGCTGGCCGGATTGCAGCTTCAGGAGCGGCTGCGCCAGCAGACCATCCGCGACCCGCTGACCGGCCTGTTCAACCGCCGCCACCTCGAAGAACAGCTCACGCAGGCCGTCGCGCTGGCCCACAGTCGGCCCCAGCCCCTGAGCCTGATCGCGCTGGACGTGGACCACTTCAAGCGCCTGAACGACACGTTTGGGCACGACGCGGGCGACGCGGTGCTCGTGCGTATCGGGATCGCCCTGCGCGACCTGACGGCCCAGCACGGCCTGGCGACCCGCCCAGGCGGCGAGGAATTTACCGTGGTCCTGCCCGATACCTCTTTGGCGCAGGCCGAGGAGGTCGCCGAAACGCTGCGCGCCCAGGTCGCCGGCTGGACCCTGACCCATGCCGGTACCCCGCTCGGGCAGATCACCCTGTCGCTGGGGGTCGCCGAGCTTGCCGAGCACGGCACGCCCGCCACCCTGACCCGCGTGGCCGACGAGGCCCTGTACCTCGCCAAACGCAGCGGCCGCAACCGGGTGTGCCGTCCGCCCGTCTCCGATCTGCCCGACCTGTCCCTGGGCCGGAACTGA
- the pgk gene encoding phosphoglycerate kinase, whose product MQNINSLDVQGKRVLVRVDYNVPVKGGVVQDTTRVTASLPTIRALQAAGARNIILMSHFGRPKNGPEEKYSLAPVAPVLQDALGQSVTFVPGLPDSDETLSAVQTLPEGAIALLENVRFSAGEEKNDAGLSSRFARLGDAFVLDAFGSAHRAHSSVSGVAAELPHAAGTLLQTEVDALSRLLENPERPYVVIIGGAKVSDKLKVIENLLPKVDRMLIGGGMAYTFIKAQGGKIGNSIHEDDQLGLAERLLAEYGDKLMLPTDVVAADRFAEDAQTQIVAANAIPDGWEGLDAGPETRQAYAAALQGAKTVFWNGPLGVFEFAAFAGGTNAIAEAVANLQGAYTVIGGGDSVSAINQSGQGNRVSHISTGGGASLELLEGKKLPGVEAMR is encoded by the coding sequence ATGCAGAACATCAATTCGCTGGACGTGCAGGGCAAGCGTGTGCTCGTGCGCGTGGACTACAACGTGCCGGTCAAGGGCGGCGTGGTGCAGGACACCACCCGCGTCACCGCCAGTCTGCCCACCATCCGCGCCCTTCAGGCCGCGGGCGCGCGCAACATCATCCTCATGAGCCACTTCGGCCGCCCGAAGAACGGCCCTGAGGAGAAATACTCGCTCGCGCCGGTCGCCCCGGTGCTGCAGGATGCTCTGGGCCAGTCCGTGACCTTTGTGCCGGGCCTGCCCGACAGCGACGAGACATTGAGCGCCGTGCAGACGCTCCCCGAGGGCGCGATCGCCCTGCTGGAGAACGTGCGCTTCTCGGCCGGTGAGGAAAAGAACGACGCGGGCCTGAGCAGCCGTTTCGCGCGCCTGGGCGACGCCTTTGTACTCGACGCCTTCGGCAGCGCCCACCGGGCGCACTCGTCGGTCAGCGGCGTGGCGGCCGAGCTGCCCCACGCGGCCGGCACGCTGCTCCAGACGGAAGTGGACGCCCTGTCGCGCCTGCTGGAGAACCCCGAACGGCCCTACGTGGTCATCATCGGCGGGGCGAAGGTGAGCGACAAGCTCAAGGTGATCGAGAACCTGCTGCCCAAGGTGGACCGCATGCTCATCGGCGGCGGCATGGCCTACACCTTCATCAAGGCGCAGGGCGGCAAGATCGGCAACAGCATCCACGAGGACGATCAGTTGGGCCTCGCCGAGCGCCTGCTGGCCGAATACGGCGACAAGCTGATGCTCCCGACCGACGTGGTGGCCGCCGACCGCTTCGCGGAGGACGCGCAGACGCAGATCGTGGCGGCCAACGCCATCCCCGACGGCTGGGAAGGCCTGGACGCCGGTCCCGAAACGCGTCAGGCCTACGCCGCAGCGTTGCAGGGCGCCAAGACCGTGTTCTGGAACGGGCCGCTGGGCGTGTTCGAGTTCGCAGCCTTCGCGGGCGGCACGAACGCCATTGCCGAGGCGGTGGCGAACCTGCAAGGCGCCTACACGGTCATCGGCGGCGGCGACTCCGTGAGCGCCATCAACCAGAGCGGCCAGGGTAACCGGGTGTCGCACATCAGTACGGGGGGCGGCGCGAGCCTGGAACTCCTCGAAGGCAAGAAGCTGCCCGGCGTGGAGGCGATGCGGTGA
- a CDS encoding YggS family pyridoxal phosphate enzyme encodes MSLPDVLAGIQAAERAAGRPAGSARLVAVTKGQPVDVIRTAILPHGDFPLAEGRAQEVRDKARDLPEAEWHFLGALQRNKVKYLRPVSLVHALEATWQAEAIAEAAQGWGHAPDVLLQVQNGEPQKHGVAPEDLTRVLAEVRATGLNVRGLMVMAPYDQPEAAGALFRDTARRAHDLGLSELSMGMSDDYPLAIAAGATLVRVGRSLFT; translated from the coding sequence ATGAGCCTGCCGGACGTTCTGGCCGGAATCCAGGCCGCAGAGCGCGCGGCGGGACGCCCGGCGGGCAGCGCGCGGCTCGTCGCGGTGACGAAAGGGCAGCCGGTAGATGTCATCCGCACGGCCATTCTCCCGCACGGCGACTTTCCGCTGGCGGAAGGGCGGGCGCAGGAGGTGCGCGACAAGGCCCGTGACCTACCGGAAGCCGAGTGGCATTTTCTGGGCGCGCTGCAACGCAACAAGGTGAAGTATCTCCGGCCTGTGTCACTGGTCCACGCCCTGGAAGCGACCTGGCAAGCCGAAGCCATCGCTGAAGCGGCGCAGGGCTGGGGCCACGCACCGGACGTATTGCTTCAGGTACAGAACGGTGAGCCGCAGAAACACGGCGTGGCGCCGGAAGACCTCACGCGCGTGCTGGCCGAGGTCCGCGCCACCGGCCTGAACGTACGCGGGCTGATGGTGATGGCCCCCTACGACCAGCCGGAAGCGGCCGGCGCGCTGTTCCGAGACACCGCGCGCCGGGCCCACGACTTGGGCCTGAGCGAACTGAGCATGGGCATGAGCGACGACTATCCGCTGGCAATCGCGGCCGGCGCGACCTTGGTCAGGGTCGGAAGGAGCCTCTTCACATGA
- the tpiA gene encoding triose-phosphate isomerase: MKTLLALNWKMNKTPSEARAWAEDLAERLEPGDAELAVMAPAIALPALAAHLPAGVSVGAQDLSAHESGAYTGEISAAMLVDVGTRYAVVGHSERREYHGESDATVAAKARQAQQNGITPIVCVGEGLDVRERGEQVAYTLAQLAGSLEGVGEDVVVAYEPVWAIGTGKTATADDAEELASAIRGALRERYGEAAEDVRVLYGGSVKPDNIAALCAKPNVNGALVGGASLKVADVVGMNDALK, from the coding sequence GTGAAGACGTTACTGGCCCTGAACTGGAAGATGAACAAGACCCCCTCCGAGGCCCGCGCCTGGGCCGAGGACCTCGCCGAGCGCCTGGAGCCCGGCGACGCCGAACTGGCTGTGATGGCCCCGGCCATCGCCCTGCCCGCGCTGGCGGCGCACCTGCCGGCCGGCGTGTCGGTCGGCGCGCAGGACCTCTCCGCGCACGAATCGGGCGCGTACACCGGCGAGATCAGCGCGGCGATGCTGGTGGACGTGGGCACACGCTACGCAGTCGTGGGTCACAGCGAGCGGCGCGAATACCACGGCGAGAGTGACGCTACGGTCGCGGCCAAGGCCCGGCAGGCCCAGCAGAACGGCATCACGCCCATCGTGTGCGTGGGCGAGGGCCTGGACGTGCGCGAACGCGGCGAGCAGGTCGCCTACACCCTGGCGCAGCTCGCGGGCAGCCTGGAGGGCGTAGGCGAGGACGTGGTCGTGGCCTACGAACCCGTCTGGGCCATCGGCACCGGCAAGACGGCCACCGCCGACGACGCCGAGGAACTCGCCTCGGCCATTCGCGGAGCGCTACGGGAACGCTACGGCGAAGCGGCCGAAGACGTGCGCGTGCTGTACGGCGGCAGCGTGAAGCCCGACAACATCGCGGCCCTGTGCGCCAAGCCAAATGTGAATGGTGCCCTGGTCGGCGGCGCGAGCCTCAAGGTCGCCGACGTCGTGGGAATGAACGACGCCCTGAAGTAA
- a CDS encoding DivIVA domain-containing protein, with the protein MKYSPLDIAHQTFRGRLFGYDKAAVHTFLSEAGSQLEDLLREAQHRRETLERLEQELSEKRAAEDELRRAIVSAERIAHEMRDNAVRESELMVAQAQTQAQDLRREQEVRAAQFEAEHQERVTALEIAFRERFAALEREENDRARQREREHAERTAHLEAQYSARALELATRNTAARQEYAQFISGYRALVGSFADLSRRHRLPDETPPLDLDLSGGPASEEASPPPEGIREQAQA; encoded by the coding sequence ATGAAATATTCTCCGCTGGATATCGCCCATCAAACCTTTCGCGGTCGGCTGTTCGGCTATGACAAGGCCGCCGTCCATACCTTCCTGAGCGAGGCGGGCTCTCAACTCGAGGACCTACTGCGTGAAGCCCAGCACCGGCGGGAGACGCTCGAACGGCTGGAGCAGGAATTGAGCGAGAAGCGCGCGGCCGAGGACGAACTGCGCCGGGCCATCGTGTCGGCCGAGCGCATCGCCCACGAAATGCGTGACAACGCTGTGCGGGAAAGCGAGCTGATGGTCGCGCAGGCCCAGACCCAGGCCCAGGACCTGCGCCGCGAGCAGGAGGTCCGCGCCGCGCAGTTCGAGGCTGAGCATCAGGAGCGGGTGACTGCGCTGGAAATCGCCTTCCGCGAACGCTTCGCCGCTCTTGAGCGCGAGGAAAACGACCGGGCGCGGCAGCGCGAGCGTGAACACGCCGAGCGCACGGCCCACCTGGAGGCACAGTACAGTGCCCGCGCGCTGGAACTCGCCACCCGCAACACGGCCGCGCGGCAGGAGTACGCGCAGTTCATCAGCGGTTACCGCGCCCTGGTGGGGTCTTTCGCTGACCTCAGCCGCCGCCACCGCCTGCCCGACGAGACCCCGCCCCTGGACCTCGACCTCAGCGGCGGCCCGGCCTCCGAGGAGGCGTCTCCCCCACCGGAAGGCATACGCGAGCAGGCGCAGGCCTGA